The Deinococcus metalli genome contains the following window.
GCTCGGCGTCCAGCATCAGGGCCTGCACCTTGTGCTGCGGCGCCAGCGGATCGCCCGACGCCGCCGCGACCGGCGGGTAGTGCAGCCGCCCGGTGTGAGGGTCGCGCGGCGAGAGCTCGCAGGGGTCGAGCCGCAGGCCCGGCGCGTGCGCCAGCACCCGCGACGCCACGACATCGCTCAGCTCGGCGGGCCGGGAGCCGTGCGGGCACAGCTTCACGGCGCCCACCACGAAGGCGCCGAAGCCGCCCATGCCGGCCTCGCCGTGCGTGTCCTCGATGAACACCCGCGACTCCATGCGCGGCTTGCCGTCCACCACGTACACGGTGCTCAGGCGTTCGGGGATGGCGCGGGGGGCGATGGCAGCCCAGCGGGCGGTCTCGATATCGATCAGCTGCCCGCCGAAGGGGTTCAGGCCCAACTGCCCGCCCTCGAAATCCACGGGCCAGGGATCAAGGCGGATTCTCATCGCCGGCATTCTAGTGCGGCGTGCCCGCCGCCGGCGCCGTGCTCACCGGCCACAAAAAACCCGCCGCGCGGGCGGGCTTCCCGGGGGGGTGGGGGAGGGATCAGCCGTGGTAACCGCTCAGCAGGCGCAGCCGGGGCTCGTCCGTCAGGGTCAGGCAGCGGTACGCGGGCGTGAGCAGGCCGTCGTCGCGCATTTCACCGATCAGCTTGCTGACACTCTCGCGGGTGGCGCCGGTGCCCTCGGCGATCAGTTCGTGCGTGGCGCGCACATAGCGGACGCCGTCGGCGTGCTGGCCGCCCAGCGTGGAGTCCGCGAGGTTCAGCAGGTAGCGCGCGATGCGCTCGCGCAGGTCGCCGTCCTGGATGTGGACGCCGTCGGTCATCATGCGCTGGAGCTGCGCCGAGAGGCTGCGGGTGAGGTTCCACACGTCGGCGGGGCCGAGGTGCTGGGGGTGGATGGGCGTGAGCACGGCGTCGGTCAGCGCCACGACCTGGTGCGCGCGGCTCTGGCCATGCAGGGTCTCCTCGCCGAAGATGTCGCCGGGGCGGATGTGGCGCACGGTCAGGTTGCGGCCCTGGGGGGTCAGGCGGACGGCGCGCATCAGG
Protein-coding sequences here:
- a CDS encoding Crp/Fnr family transcriptional regulator; translation: MTYPSQAAPAYTHPPEATRTIRRGQTLYYAGDSAPSLYRLESGLMRAVRLTPQGRNLTVRHIRPGDIFGEETLHGQSRAHQVVALTDAVLTPIHPQHLGPADVWNLTRSLSAQLQRMMTDGVHIQDGDLRERIARYLLNLADSTLGGQHADGVRYVRATHELIAEGTGATRESVSKLIGEMRDDGLLTPAYRCLTLTDEPRLRLLSGYHG